In the Bacillus sp. FJAT-42376 genome, TTCTTTTTCCTTGATAAGGAATATGGAAAAGATATAAAAGTTGTCATTGATCAGGTGGCGTATAGAAAATAGAAGAGCGGGTGAACGAGTTGAAGAAGTGGATTGCAAGCGGGAGTATTACACTAGTCATTTGGGCTGCGGGAATAGCAGGCATTTTCTTTATTCTTAATTCCATACCGAAGGAACTGAAGCTTTCTTCCCAAATAATAGAGGTTGATTCTGCTAAGGCTGCGGAAACTGACAGCGCAGAAGCGGTAAAAAAGATAATCGATGATTCACAGAAACATGTAGTGACAATTCAGCTTGATGATGGTTCACTCGGTTCAGGATTTTTATACAACGATAAAGGGGACGTTGTGACAAATGCCCATGTCGTAGCAGATGCAAAGGATGTTATGGTTTTAACAAAGGACTCGCGGGAGATGAGCGGTGTCGTGATCGGGGTGAACGAAACACGGGATATCGCTCTTGTCCGGGTAAAAGATCTGGAAGGGGATGAGCCTCTTCCTGTAGACCGAAAGCAAAAAGCTTCAATCGGAGATGAAGTTCTTGCCCTCGGCAGCCCGCTTGGTCTTCAAAACACGGTAACAGATGGCATCATCAGCGGAGTGGACCGGGAAGTAGACATTGAACAGACCTATTATAAGGATGCGTATCAAATATCTGCCCCGATTGCTCCCGGAAATAGCGGAGGGCCGCTGCTCAACAAAAAGACGGGAAAAGTCATCGGCATCAATTCAGCAGCAACGGATCAAGGAACCATTGGGTTTAGCATTCCAATCCTTGCTGTACTGGATGAAATTGATTCATGGGCGAGCCAGGCTGAATAAGAAGGAACAGCTTAAAATAAGGTCCTCATTCGAGAAAAGAATAAAACAGAAGGCCTCTGGTAAACCGGGGGTCTTCTTTATGAAAATTGTTCTTTCTATAGACATGGTTTAGGCTGATGGAAGCAAAAAGGAGATTGATTTCTACAGGACAGGTGAGACCGAGCAGGCGCTTAAGCTTTTAGGAGCCCCGCTGAGCCAGTCAACCTGGAGCGGAAATCAGCCAGCATGAACGAAGTGGAAAAAGGACGTGCCGATTTTAATGCTGTACATTTCCTTTTTCCGAAAAGCTGAAGTGCTGAGCCATGATAGAGAAAATGGCATCCCCCTGTAAATTCCCCATCATTTCATCATTCTGTCACATGGGAGAGAGGCTCTTCATTGTAGCGATTCAAGGATAAGGGTATAATGGCAACTATAATATGTGCAGAAGGAGTTTTATCATGGGATCTGGGAATTGGCTGTTTACGTCTTTAGTGGCAGGATTGATTCTTGTTCTAGCTGGAATATTTGTCATGATTGGCGTTGTCATCGTGAAATCAGTCAAAAATGCCAAAATGGAGCCGCATGACAATGCGGAGAATGATAAACACAATAAACGGCCCTAAAGGGGCTGTCTGAAAAGAAAGCAATGAAATGGAAAACCCCCGGTCAGCCCGGGGGTTTTCTTTGTTAAAATAATTCAATATACAGGAGTGGGTTAGGCTGATGGGAGCGGAAGGTGCTTGACTGAGGCAGTGACCAGGTAAGGACCTCAGTTGCGCAAGAAAAGCCGATGAGGAGGAAATCAGCTTAAACAAACGAAATGTAAGAGGGGGAAGAGCGTTAACCTACGTCCTTACTGAACAGCCTCGTTTTCTTTTGTGTTTTAACCATACAAGTCACGGGAAAAAAAGAGAGAAACTGCTATAGCTCGCCCATAAGCTGCAGCATTTCAGGGTAGCAGGGTAACTGTTAATTTTTTGTGTGTGTATTAAAAGGCGGCAATTCGTCATGACAAGTTGCGCAGTCCCATAAAATAATAGAAAATAGATACAGGTTATCAGACTAACTAGCCGCGAGGAGAATAGTGTGGAAATATTATTATATGTTCAGGAAGGTTCATTAAATAAATTTTGGAAGATCAGCGTCACAGGAAGAGTATACATTGTTACGTTCGGTAAAGCAGGCACGACTGGAACGGTCCGATCCAAACAGTTCGAGAGTGCGGCCGTCTGTCTCAAGGAAGCAGAGAAACTCATTCAATCAAAGCTGAAAAAAGGATACCGGCCGGGAACATCAAAGATGCAGATTATGAAAAAAAGTGAAATGACTGAAGAAGCATTCTGGTCCATCTTCGAACAGGCTAAAAGGTACAGCAGCGAGCAGGAGGAGCAGCTCGAGTGGATGGTTGAACATTTAGCCGGACAAACCATTCAGGATATCGTCAAGTTTGATGAACTTTTTTCTTTATATTTTATCCGTTCTTACACATCCAATTTATGGGCTGCAGCGTATGTGATCATGGGAGGATGCTCGGATGACTGTTTCGATTATTTTAGAGCATGGCTGCTCTTTCAAGGGAAGAAGACATATGAAGCTGCTATCCAGAATCCTGAAACGATGATTCCTCCATTAATGGAACTGGAAGCAAAAAATGCCATTCCGCAATTCGAAGACTTAACGTATATTGGTGCCCTTGCCTACGAAGAAAAAACCGGTTTGAACGATTCCAGCTACTACGAATTCTATGATCAAATGGTCATAGAATCTTACGTGGAGGCCGATATCGAGCTGGACTGGGACGAAGAGGATGAAGAAGGCTTCAAAAACCGCTTCCCTAAACTATGGGAACGGTTCGGAGAAAATCCGCTGGAGTGTTAAACAGAGAAGGGACTGTCTGAAAAGTCTCAATTACAAAAAACAGGGAGGCGCAATTTCAGCGTTTCCCTGTTTTCGTTTGCAGCCATGAAAGCGGGAGCAGATCAATGAGTCATTCCATGCAGTCGCTTTCACCTAGCCTGCAGGCTGGAAATGAAATCCAGACAAAGCAGATCAAGCGGGAGTGCGTTTGAACGGCACATCTAAAATTGTTCTTTTGTATAGAGGTTGATATAGTGAATAAAGGAAAAGTTAGAAATTGGAAGATTAAGCTAACAGGAAAAGGGGAGAAATGATCATGCTGTTAAACAAAGAATTACCTCATCCCCAGTTTGCCTTGTTTCTTAGAGCGCTCGATTCTTCTCAGACTGGAATTATTATTACGGATCCGGCTAAAAAAGAAAATCCAATCGTATACATGTCGCGGGGGTTTACCGAGGTAACAGGGTACACCGAGGAAGAAGTACTCGGAAAGAATTGCCGGTTTTTGCAGGGGGAGAGGACCGATCAGAAGGAAGTTGATAAAATAAGAGCTGCCGTCCGGGATAAGAAATCCGTCTCCGTCACATTGCTTAATTATCGAAAAGATGGAACCCCATTTTATAATCAGCTGAATATTGACCCCTTTTATGTTGAAGAAGAAAACCGCTACTATTTCATCGGAGTTCAAAAGGACGTTACGATGGAGAAGCATTATCAGTCTTTAATGGAACAGGCGAAAATGGAAGCAGATAAAAGGTCTACTCCTATCATTTCCATTGAAAATCAAGTATCGGTTCTTCCGCTTATCGGTTCTTTTCCAAGTGAGAGACTGACAATCTTAATGAGAAATATAATGGAACATAAAGAAAAAACAAGAGACCGGTTTTTAATTATTGATATATCAGGCCTTTCTGTACTCGATCAGGCGCTCGCCAATTATATGGTGAACTTAAATGGATGGCTGAAACTGCTTGGGACGGAACTCATGCTGACGGGCATTTATCCGAGAATGTCCGTTGGGGCTCTGGAGGATTATGAGGAACTGAACGCCATTAAAGTGTTTCCTTCAGTGAAGCATGCATTAGATCATTTAAAAAAAGAAGAAGGGAATCATGGAGATTTTTCGAACCGGTGGCCGGTGTAAAGCATGTATTCGCTCGCAAAACAGGCTGTCCGGTTTGTCTGATTAAAAAGCTTCCCGCCATTTTGACTTTCGCTTGTTTTGGCTGATTCAAGGTTCAGTCAGCCTGCATCAAGATGCTTGCTTCAAAAAAACCCCCTGGATGCTCATATACAAGCGTTCAGGGGGTTTTGGCTTCCATTATTTATTCACTTCAGGACTCTGCAGACCGCTTCTTTTCCTATGCAGATTCGGCCGCATCGTTTTAAGCGGACTGTTCTTTGTTCAGATTCGCTTGTGATGCTTTCGGCTGAGTAAAAAAGCTAACCCCCATCATTAAAACAACGTTGAAAAATAATGCGATGATGCCGATATTCAAGTCCTTTACCGCCTGTGGAAAGGAAGGAAACAAATCGGCAGCTGTTGTTCCCGCGATAGTCGTATATGCCACGACTAAAACTCCGGCAGCAATACCGGCAAATGCCCCTTCCTTGGTTACAAACCGTTTAGGGAAAAGACTGAAAAGCAGGGCTGGAAACAGCTGAGTGACAAGGCTATATCCCATCAATAAGAGAGTAACAATGGTATTTCCTCCGTTAAATGTGAAGAAAGCTGCTATTAAGGCAATAACCGGAACCAGGTATTTTGCCAGTTTTGCCACTTGCTGATCAGAAGCAGAAGGAACGGCGGCCTTGTATACATTTTTGGCGAACAGCGTAGCAGCTGCCATAAGCATCATGGAACCGGGAACGAGCGCCGTCAGCAATCCTGCGGCTCCGATTAAGCCGATCATCCACGGATCGAATGCTTGAACGGAAAGCCTGAATAACGAGAGATCGGCATCTGCCCCTTTCAGACCGGGTACTTTTAGAATAGCTGCAAATCCAACAAAAAGGACGAATATCAATACAACAGAGTAGAGAGGCATAAAAATCGCGTTCTTTTTAAAGACTTTGGCATTCTGGGCTGTATAGGACGAGGCAAATGTATGCGGCCACATGTAATAGCCAAATACAGTCAGCACAATGGTCGAAATAAACCAGCTGATACTCATCCCGGAATCTGGAAGGGTCAGAAATCCGGGCTTGGCTGCTTCAATGGAAGCGAACATCGGCTGAAATCCCCCGTAGTAATGGATGGGAAGATATATGCCGAGAAATACGACAATCCCTAAGATAAGAATATCTTTTACGACAGCTGTCCAGGCGGAGCCGTGAATACCGGAGAGCATGACGTAGGCGGTCACTGTTATCAAACCGATCCATACAGATACTGCCGGTGAAATGGCGCCGTATGAAGCTTCTGAAACAATGATGCCAAGTCCTTTCAGCTGAAGCACAAGGTATGGAATTAACGCAACAATCCCGACTAGGGAAACAAAAATCCCCAATGCCGGACTTTTGTACTTGCTGACAAAAAAATCGGACTGAGACATCAGGTTTTTCCTCTTTGCGTAAGTCCAGACCGGGGGGAGGAGCCAATAGGACAGGACATAGGCAAGCGTCCCGTAAACAAGAATGTACAAGGCTGGACCGCCCTTCCCGTAGGCCCATCCGCTTCCTCCCAAAAAGGTAAAGGTTGTATAGATCTCACCTGCCATCAGCAAAAAGACAAACAGGGTTCCAAAGCCTCGTCCTCCAACAGTCCATTGCTCCAAATCCATATCTTTCCCGCGTTTTGCGCGGATTCCTAAAAATAAAGAAAAGAATAGAAACGCACCTAAGATCAGCAGCGATACAATCATTCCATCTCCTCCTTATTAGCGGGATCAAGACGATAAATGACAGCCATAATGACAGAAGTCAATCCGACCCAGAGAATGATCCAGAAAAATAGAAAAGGCATGCCGGCCACGTAAGGCTCTACCCGATTGGCAAAGGACAGGCCTCCAAAAAATCCGATGACCGGAAGGAGGGCAAGCAGATAGATGGCTTTCATTGCTCCACATCCTTTCCGGAAAGCATGCTGACCGCAGCCTCGACGAACATATTAACTCCGATTTCGAGGGAGTCTTCGTCAATTGTAAATTTGGCGTGGTGGTGAGGATAGGTGATTCCCTTTCCTTTATTTCCGGCACCGGTAAAGAAAAAGCAGCCCGGTGCTTTTTGCTGATAGGCAGAAAAATCTTCTCCTACCATACTCGGCTTCATGATTTCCACCGCATCTTTTCCATATAGCCGCTCCGCTGTATTATGCAGCTGTTTTGTTGTCTTTTCCTCATTAATGACCGGCCGGTATCCATTAGTGTACTCGAACTCATATTCAGCCCGATGAGCTTCTGTGATCCCCTTTACAATCCGTTCAATATGTCCGGGAGTTTCTCTTCTGATTGATTCATTAAAACTTCTTACGGTTCCTCCAAATTCAACGGAACCTGGAATGACGTTATCCGCTGAGCCTCCGGAAATTTGTGTGACCGATAAAACAAGCTGTTCGGAGGCGTCGGTTACCCT is a window encoding:
- a CDS encoding DUF4240 domain-containing protein is translated as MEILLYVQEGSLNKFWKISVTGRVYIVTFGKAGTTGTVRSKQFESAAVCLKEAEKLIQSKLKKGYRPGTSKMQIMKKSEMTEEAFWSIFEQAKRYSSEQEEQLEWMVEHLAGQTIQDIVKFDELFSLYFIRSYTSNLWAAAYVIMGGCSDDCFDYFRAWLLFQGKKTYEAAIQNPETMIPPLMELEAKNAIPQFEDLTYIGALAYEEKTGLNDSSYYEFYDQMVIESYVEADIELDWDEEDEEGFKNRFPKLWERFGENPLEC
- a CDS encoding trypsin-like peptidase domain-containing protein is translated as MKKWIASGSITLVIWAAGIAGIFFILNSIPKELKLSSQIIEVDSAKAAETDSAEAVKKIIDDSQKHVVTIQLDDGSLGSGFLYNDKGDVVTNAHVVADAKDVMVLTKDSREMSGVVIGVNETRDIALVRVKDLEGDEPLPVDRKQKASIGDEVLALGSPLGLQNTVTDGIISGVDREVDIEQTYYKDAYQISAPIAPGNSGGPLLNKKTGKVIGINSAATDQGTIGFSIPILAVLDEIDSWASQAE
- a CDS encoding sodium:solute symporter, translated to MIVSLLILGAFLFFSLFLGIRAKRGKDMDLEQWTVGGRGFGTLFVFLLMAGEIYTTFTFLGGSGWAYGKGGPALYILVYGTLAYVLSYWLLPPVWTYAKRKNLMSQSDFFVSKYKSPALGIFVSLVGIVALIPYLVLQLKGLGIIVSEASYGAISPAVSVWIGLITVTAYVMLSGIHGSAWTAVVKDILILGIVVFLGIYLPIHYYGGFQPMFASIEAAKPGFLTLPDSGMSISWFISTIVLTVFGYYMWPHTFASSYTAQNAKVFKKNAIFMPLYSVVLIFVLFVGFAAILKVPGLKGADADLSLFRLSVQAFDPWMIGLIGAAGLLTALVPGSMMLMAAATLFAKNVYKAAVPSASDQQVAKLAKYLVPVIALIAAFFTFNGGNTIVTLLLMGYSLVTQLFPALLFSLFPKRFVTKEGAFAGIAAGVLVVAYTTIAGTTAADLFPSFPQAVKDLNIGIIALFFNVVLMMGVSFFTQPKASQANLNKEQSA
- a CDS encoding DUF3311 domain-containing protein is translated as MKAIYLLALLPVIGFFGGLSFANRVEPYVAGMPFLFFWIILWVGLTSVIMAVIYRLDPANKEEME
- a CDS encoding PAS domain-containing protein; amino-acid sequence: MLLNKELPHPQFALFLRALDSSQTGIIITDPAKKENPIVYMSRGFTEVTGYTEEEVLGKNCRFLQGERTDQKEVDKIRAAVRDKKSVSVTLLNYRKDGTPFYNQLNIDPFYVEEENRYYFIGVQKDVTMEKHYQSLMEQAKMEADKRSTPIISIENQVSVLPLIGSFPSERLTILMRNIMEHKEKTRDRFLIIDISGLSVLDQALANYMVNLNGWLKLLGTELMLTGIYPRMSVGALEDYEELNAIKVFPSVKHALDHLKKEEGNHGDFSNRWPV